A single Candidatus Rubidus massiliensis DNA region contains:
- the kdpA gene encoding Potassium-transporting ATPase A chain, which yields MFYTLLSFFIEYCGFLLLLAITSPLLGKYLANLYKLNRVWVLEKGIYSLAKINPYEEMDWKEYLKNLLIFNFIGFSVLFLILMLQGILPLNPQQFKGLDWSLALNVAISFVTNTNWQSYAGETTLSYFSQILGLTVQNFLSPASGIAALFVLIRGITIKQGKTLGNFWVDITRIVLYVLLPLSLIFSLFLISQGSIQNFHSYQVIKTLEGETQTIPMGPVASMVAIKQLGSNGGGFFNTNSAHPFENPTCWTSFFQLFAILWIPLAIVYMYGLIISSKKEAFYLFLVMFFLFLSTLTIATVATHARNPIMEAYPNYEGVEIRNGIGNTVLWAIATTATSNGSINAMHDSLMPLAGGAALFNMMIGEIIFGGVGSGLISMLMYVFLTVFLAGLMVGRTPEYLGKKMEKMEIKWVMLAILAPCGLALLGASLALLYPNITDYLKNKGPHGLTEILYAYTSAAGNNGSAFAGFDANTTYFNVTLSIVMLLSRLSILIPSIAIGGCLVEKKFIPKSLGTFPTKSLLFAILLFFVILIIAALTFFPAFALGPIMEHILMLRKQTF from the coding sequence GTGTTTTATACTTTACTATCTTTTTTTATTGAATATTGTGGTTTTTTGTTATTACTTGCCATTACAAGTCCATTACTGGGGAAGTATCTAGCTAATCTTTATAAACTAAATCGCGTATGGGTATTAGAAAAAGGGATTTATAGTTTAGCTAAAATCAATCCTTATGAGGAAATGGATTGGAAGGAGTACTTAAAAAACCTGCTTATATTTAATTTTATAGGCTTTAGTGTTTTATTCTTAATTCTTATGCTTCAAGGAATTTTGCCTTTAAATCCTCAACAATTCAAAGGTCTTGATTGGTCATTAGCCTTAAATGTTGCTATAAGTTTTGTCACAAACACAAATTGGCAATCTTACGCTGGGGAAACAACATTATCTTATTTTTCCCAAATACTAGGATTAACTGTGCAAAATTTTTTAAGCCCAGCATCGGGAATAGCAGCTCTTTTTGTCTTAATACGTGGGATTACTATAAAGCAGGGAAAAACATTAGGAAATTTTTGGGTCGATATAACACGAATTGTTCTTTATGTTTTACTTCCTTTAAGTCTTATTTTTAGTTTATTTCTAATATCGCAAGGATCTATTCAAAATTTTCATTCCTATCAAGTTATAAAAACATTAGAAGGTGAAACGCAAACAATTCCTATGGGGCCTGTAGCTTCGATGGTGGCAATAAAGCAATTAGGGTCTAATGGTGGAGGTTTTTTTAATACCAATAGTGCCCATCCCTTTGAAAATCCAACTTGTTGGACTTCCTTTTTTCAATTATTTGCCATTTTGTGGATTCCTTTAGCGATTGTTTATATGTATGGGCTCATAATTTCCTCAAAAAAAGAAGCGTTTTATCTCTTTCTGGTTATGTTTTTCTTATTTTTATCTACGTTAACTATTGCGACGGTTGCAACGCACGCTCGAAACCCAATTATGGAAGCTTATCCAAATTATGAAGGTGTTGAAATTAGGAATGGAATCGGAAATACCGTTTTATGGGCCATTGCCACTACTGCCACTTCAAATGGTTCTATTAACGCAATGCATGATAGCCTAATGCCTTTGGCAGGAGGCGCTGCATTATTTAATATGATGATTGGAGAAATTATTTTTGGAGGAGTTGGCTCTGGCTTAATTTCAATGTTAATGTATGTTTTTTTAACTGTTTTTTTAGCTGGTTTAATGGTGGGTAGGACCCCAGAATACTTAGGAAAAAAAATGGAAAAAATGGAAATTAAATGGGTTATGTTAGCTATTTTGGCGCCTTGCGGATTAGCACTCTTAGGAGCTTCATTAGCTCTTTTATATCCAAATATAACTGATTATTTAAAAAATAAAGGTCCTCATGGTTTGACTGAAATACTGTATGCTTACACTTCAGCGGCTGGTAACAATGGGAGTGCTTTTGCAGGATTTGACGCAAACACAACTTATTTCAACGTTACCTTAAGTATTGTTATGCTGCTGAGTCGTTTATCTATCTTGATTCCAAGTATTGCAATTGGTGGTTGTTTGGTAGAGAAAAAATTTATTCCAAAGTCGCTTGGAACATTCCCGACAAAAAGTTTATTGTTTGCGATCTTACTTTTTTTTGTCATTTTAATAATAGCTGCCTTAACTTTTTTTCCAGCTTTCGCGTTAGGTCCAATAATGGAGCATATTTTAATGCTAAGAAAACAAACGTTTTAA
- the kdpB gene encoding Potassium-transporting ATPase B chain: MKKNSIFSSHLFFSALKDTFVRLSPHIQFKNPVMFVTYLGAIIVSIYVYQESINNTFNPFHLQICLWLWFTILFANFASALAESRGKAQADSLRQKQKENEAKRVVKNKVELISSSLLKKGDIVICEPGDIVPADGEVIEGIATVDESAITGESAPVIRESGGDRSAVTAGTKVVSDKITVKVTSEKGNTFLDRMISLIEGSQRQKTPNEIALNIFLSSLTIIFLFTVISIKIFADYTFTQSGSSELKHLVNIPILIALFVCIIPTTISSLLSAIGIAGMDRLVQKNVIAKSGRAVEAAGDIDVLILDKTGTITLGSRLATDFFPSKDVDPKSFAEIAQLASLSDETPEGRSIVVLAKNAYGLRGEDLDKKSSKFIPFSAQTRMSGIDFYDENGKIIRFIRKGAVDAVESHAQKWGMDALDPGLLNKANEIASKGATPLLVSDNGKIVGIIQLKDIIKGGIKERFAQLRKVGIRTLMITGDNPLTAGAIAAEAGVDDFVAQATPEDKLLRIRNEQKEGHLIAMTGDGTNDAPALAQSDVGVAMNTGTQASHEAGNMIDLDNNPTKLLEIVEIGKQLLITRGALTTFSIANDLAKYFAIIPAIFGQIYAHADSVGPLENLNIMRLHSPESAILSAVIFNAIIIPLLIPLSLRGVKYKPLPAKIILRNHLLIYGLGGIITPFICIKIIDMLISIVKWNH, from the coding sequence ATGAAAAAAAACTCAATATTTTCAAGTCATCTTTTTTTTTCAGCTCTAAAAGATACATTTGTGCGATTATCCCCCCATATTCAATTTAAAAATCCGGTAATGTTTGTTACTTATTTAGGAGCAATCATTGTTTCAATATATGTATATCAAGAGTCTATAAATAACACATTTAATCCATTTCATCTGCAGATTTGCCTTTGGCTTTGGTTTACTATTCTCTTTGCTAATTTCGCAAGTGCCTTAGCGGAAAGTCGTGGAAAAGCACAAGCCGATTCTCTTAGACAAAAGCAAAAAGAAAATGAAGCTAAAAGAGTCGTAAAAAACAAAGTTGAGTTGATTTCTTCTTCCCTTTTGAAAAAAGGGGATATTGTTATCTGTGAACCAGGAGACATAGTTCCAGCCGATGGAGAAGTGATTGAGGGGATAGCAACTGTTGATGAATCGGCTATTACTGGGGAGTCTGCACCGGTTATTAGAGAAAGTGGAGGGGACCGTAGTGCTGTTACGGCTGGAACCAAAGTGGTTAGCGATAAAATTACTGTTAAGGTGACCTCTGAGAAGGGGAATACATTTTTAGATAGAATGATTTCTTTAATTGAAGGGTCCCAAAGGCAAAAAACTCCAAATGAAATTGCCTTAAATATTTTTTTATCAAGTCTCACCATTATTTTTTTATTTACAGTTATTTCGATAAAGATTTTTGCTGATTACACTTTTACGCAAAGTGGAAGTAGTGAGCTAAAACATCTAGTAAACATTCCTATTTTAATAGCTTTATTTGTGTGTATTATCCCCACTACTATTAGCTCTTTATTGAGCGCTATTGGGATTGCCGGAATGGATCGTTTAGTGCAAAAGAATGTCATTGCAAAAAGTGGACGAGCAGTGGAAGCGGCAGGAGATATAGATGTCTTGATATTAGATAAAACGGGCACAATTACTTTAGGTAGCCGCTTAGCTACAGATTTTTTTCCTTCCAAAGATGTGGATCCCAAATCGTTTGCTGAAATTGCACAATTAGCCTCATTATCAGATGAAACCCCAGAGGGGAGATCTATTGTTGTATTAGCAAAAAATGCCTATGGTCTAAGAGGAGAAGACCTAGATAAAAAAAGCTCTAAATTTATCCCTTTTAGCGCTCAAACAAGAATGAGCGGTATAGATTTTTATGATGAAAATGGCAAAATTATCCGTTTTATTAGAAAAGGTGCAGTTGATGCTGTAGAAAGCCATGCGCAAAAGTGGGGAATGGATGCACTTGATCCAGGATTATTAAATAAAGCCAATGAAATCGCCTCAAAAGGGGCAACACCACTTTTAGTATCTGATAATGGAAAAATAGTTGGAATCATTCAATTAAAAGACATTATTAAAGGGGGAATCAAAGAACGGTTCGCTCAGCTTAGAAAAGTTGGCATTAGAACACTAATGATAACAGGTGATAATCCATTAACAGCTGGAGCTATAGCTGCAGAAGCTGGAGTTGACGACTTTGTTGCCCAAGCAACACCAGAAGATAAGTTACTAAGAATTAGAAACGAACAAAAGGAAGGTCATTTAATCGCCATGACTGGGGATGGCACGAACGATGCTCCAGCTTTAGCGCAATCTGATGTTGGCGTTGCGATGAATACCGGTACGCAAGCGTCTCATGAAGCTGGAAATATGATTGACCTAGATAATAACCCAACTAAATTATTAGAAATTGTAGAGATTGGTAAGCAACTATTGATTACAAGAGGAGCATTAACAACTTTTAGTATTGCCAATGATTTAGCAAAATATTTTGCTATTATACCAGCTATTTTCGGCCAAATTTATGCGCATGCAGATAGTGTGGGACCTTTAGAAAATTTAAATATTATGAGACTTCATTCACCAGAAAGTGCAATTTTAAGTGCTGTCATTTTTAATGCGATTATTATTCCTCTACTTATTCCCTTATCCTTAAGAGGTGTTAAATACAAACCTCTTCCAGCAAAAATAATTTTGCGAAACCATTTATTGATCTATGGACTTGGGGGAATTATTACACCATTTATTTGCATTAAAATAATAGACATGCTGATCTCGATTGTAAAATGGAATCATTAA